The Thiomicrorhabdus aquaedulcis sequence AATGGACAAGATGACCAGGCCTGGTCAGGCTTTAAAAAAGTGCTAGAGATTGGAACGGGGTCGGGTTATCAAACGGCTATTTTGTCGCTGTTGTCAGATCAGGTGTTTAGCCTTGAGCGCATTCCGTTGTTGTCGACTAAGGCACAGGGCGTGTTAGAGAAACTAACGCTCGATAATATTACTTTTGGTATTAGTGATGGTCATTGGGGCTGGAATGATTATGCCCCTTTTGATGCTATTATTTCGGCCGCAGCGCCCGAGCAATTACCGGCTTCGTTGATTACACAGTTGAAAATAGGGGGGCGTTTAATTATCCCCATTGGTCAACAACAACAACGATTATACGGTTACCAAAAAACGCTCACGGGTTTGCAAGAAACCTGTTTAGCCGAGGTGCTATTTGTGCCCATGAAATCTGGAGTAGAAGTGTGAAGATATTTACCTGGTTATACGATAAGACTCTCAATTGGTCACGGCACCCTAAAGCGCCATGGTATTTAAGTGCAATGAGCTTTGCTGAGTCGTCTTTTTTTCCGATTCCTCCAGATGTAATGCTCATGCCTATGAGTTTAGCCACACCCAAAAAAGCGTTTTATTACGCTTGGTTAACCACTGTATTTTCGTTGTTGGGCGGGTTGTTAGGTTATGCCATTGGGTATTGGTTAATAGATGCGGTCATGCCTTGGATAGAGTCTATCGGGTATGCCGATAAATTTACACTTGCACAAGGTTTTTTTGCTGAGTACGGTGTTTGGATAGTCTTTATTGCTGGTTTTAGCCCTATTCCTTATAAAGTATTTACGTTGAGTGCTGGGGCGGCCAGCATGGCTTTATTGCCATTTATTGTGGCGTCTTTTTTAGGCCGTGGCGCACGTTTCTTTTTGGTGGCGGCGTTGATGAAGTGGGGCGGTGCCCGCCTAGAACCGTACATTCGTAAGTGGGTTGATTGGATGGGATGGGCGGTTGTGGTGATTATTATTGTCTTGTTGGTGGTGAAAAATACATGACACGTCACCCGTGCAAAGGTCTCTATTTTAATAATTTTAATATGCCTCTTTTTAAAGGCCTTTTACCATGTTAATAAATGGTTTAAACCATACAGTCTGGTTGCGATTGGTTGTGTACTGTGTTGCGGTGTCCTGGTTAGTCGGCTGTACTTCGGCGACCAAATACCCAAACCGAACTAACAATGTAACGGTCAATAAAGCGACTGCTGCAAAACTCACGTTGGTTAAGGGCGCTAGTTACCCATGCAAATCGCCTTACACAGTAGTGCCTGGTGACACGTTGAGCAGCATTGCTTATCGATGTAAGGTGGACATGGGGCAGTTAGCCAAAGTTAACGAATTAAGCTCACCTTACTTGCTTTATGCAAAGCAAGAGTTGGACATGCCTTTGAACGAGCCTATTAGCCGATTAGAGACATTGTCAAAAAATCAGCAAGCGACTTCTGTGCGCTCAAGCAATCCAGAGGCAAGTCATTCTGCTCAGGGTTCCGTAAAGAATTCATCGGTACGGGCAGAGTCAACCCATTCGTCTAAATGGTTGTGGCCAACCGACGGCGCAATAAAATCGGCTTTTGTGCGTGATGCGGCAGGATTGTCGGTGCTTGAAGTGTATGGGCAAATAGGTTTGCCAATAAGAGCCGTAGCCTCTGGTAAAGTTGTCTACGCGGGCGATGGAATTGTTAACTTTGGTTGGATGGCGGTCTTAAAACACGATGATGGTTACATGTCGATTTATGCTCACAACAGTCAGCTTAACGTTAAAGAGGGTGATGCGGTTAAAGCAGGGGATACTATCGCAACCTTGGGGCGTTCTGGCTCTACCAAAACGCCCAAGCTGTATTTAGAAGCGCGTTATCAAGGGCGAAAAGTGTCTATTAACACCCTGCTTAAAAAGTAGCCTCTTCTTCTTT is a genomic window containing:
- a CDS encoding protein-L-isoaspartate(D-aspartate) O-methyltransferase, with translation MTSQRTRNRFVERLIEKGISHPRLLEVMRCVPRHIFLDEALASRAYEDTALPIGFGQTISQPWVVAKMTQWLLNGQDDQAWSGFKKVLEIGTGSGYQTAILSLLSDQVFSLERIPLLSTKAQGVLEKLTLDNITFGISDGHWGWNDYAPFDAIISAAAPEQLPASLITQLKIGGRLIIPIGQQQQRLYGYQKTLTGLQETCLAEVLFVPMKSGVEV
- a CDS encoding YqaA family protein; protein product: MKIFTWLYDKTLNWSRHPKAPWYLSAMSFAESSFFPIPPDVMLMPMSLATPKKAFYYAWLTTVFSLLGGLLGYAIGYWLIDAVMPWIESIGYADKFTLAQGFFAEYGVWIVFIAGFSPIPYKVFTLSAGAASMALLPFIVASFLGRGARFFLVAALMKWGGARLEPYIRKWVDWMGWAVVVIIIVLLVVKNT
- a CDS encoding M23 family metallopeptidase translates to MSWLVGCTSATKYPNRTNNVTVNKATAAKLTLVKGASYPCKSPYTVVPGDTLSSIAYRCKVDMGQLAKVNELSSPYLLYAKQELDMPLNEPISRLETLSKNQQATSVRSSNPEASHSAQGSVKNSSVRAESTHSSKWLWPTDGAIKSAFVRDAAGLSVLEVYGQIGLPIRAVASGKVVYAGDGIVNFGWMAVLKHDDGYMSIYAHNSQLNVKEGDAVKAGDTIATLGRSGSTKTPKLYLEARYQGRKVSINTLLKK